One segment of Thermodesulfobacteriota bacterium DNA contains the following:
- a CDS encoding class I SAM-dependent methyltransferase — MIEGYGEDLAYIHDVGFGDFARESAPGLLEILHQKGLENGLVIDLGCGSGIWAKALTHAGYEVIGIDLSHAMLDLARKRAPEAKFKKASFLKVRLPQCNAVTSIGECLNYQFDTHGKIGVKRLFTRIYQALRPGGVFIFDIAEPGYVSGPNPQRTFYQGRDWAILLEKEEDRKRNRLTRKMTIFRKVGNLYRRSEEVHNVRLYRGSEIARELRPVGFRVKIIHGYGVHTFKKAQVGFIATKT; from the coding sequence AGGGAATCTGCGCCCGGTCTACTGGAGATCCTCCATCAAAAAGGCTTAGAAAATGGACTGGTTATTGACCTGGGCTGCGGTAGCGGAATATGGGCAAAAGCGCTTACCCATGCGGGTTATGAAGTTATAGGTATAGACCTGTCTCATGCTATGCTTGATTTAGCGAGGAAAAGGGCACCGGAGGCTAAGTTCAAAAAAGCGTCCTTTCTGAAAGTCAGGCTTCCCCAATGTAATGCTGTGACATCAATAGGAGAGTGCCTGAATTATCAATTCGATACACACGGTAAAATAGGGGTCAAAAGACTATTTACCCGAATATACCAAGCCCTACGGCCGGGCGGTGTCTTCATCTTCGATATCGCCGAGCCGGGATATGTAAGCGGTCCCAATCCGCAAAGGACTTTTTATCAGGGGAGAGATTGGGCAATACTCCTGGAAAAAGAGGAAGATAGGAAAAGAAATAGATTAACCCGCAAAATGACCATATTCCGCAAGGTTGGGAATCTCTATCGAAGAAGCGAAGAGGTCCACAATGTCCGGTTGTACAGAGGCTCAGAGATCGCAAGGGAACTCCGGCCAGTTGGGTTCAGAGTAAAAATTATCCATGGGTATGGAGTACATACATTCAAAAAGGCCCAAGTAGGATTTATAGCCACAAAAACGTGA
- a CDS encoding c-type cytochrome, with translation MPQKYLRYFSLLLLVVLVILLAKYIHREGKKAEYLAQGERFYQIHCASCHGPKGEGGRGPTLAVPRLPRAPTKKLLKRVIRSGIPGTEMGRSSLSEEQISQVAAWVDHLGQALPGKVMPGNAERGEYLYFTKGNCNQCHAIKGYGGALGPDLTEIGLSRSADYLRTALIDPEADVPTNTLPFRFDVRIPNNFLQVTTVMKNGQSITGVRINEDTYSIQVRDSSDRIHSFFKSELVELHKDWGKSPMPSYRNVFSEEELDDVVAFLVSLRGER, from the coding sequence ATGCCTCAAAAATACTTACGGTATTTTTCGCTCTTGCTATTAGTGGTATTAGTTATTCTGCTTGCCAAATATATACACAGAGAAGGTAAAAAAGCCGAGTATCTTGCCCAGGGCGAACGTTTTTATCAAATCCACTGCGCATCCTGTCACGGGCCAAAAGGGGAGGGTGGGAGAGGCCCCACTCTTGCAGTACCCCGACTCCCCCGCGCTCCAACAAAGAAATTGCTAAAAAGGGTTATCAGAAGCGGAATCCCCGGGACAGAGATGGGTAGGTCAAGCCTGAGTGAAGAGCAAATAAGTCAAGTCGCCGCCTGGGTTGACCATCTTGGCCAAGCTCTGCCCGGGAAGGTTATGCCCGGCAATGCAGAACGAGGCGAGTATTTATATTTCACCAAGGGAAATTGTAATCAATGCCATGCCATCAAGGGATACGGCGGCGCCTTAGGCCCGGACCTGACCGAAATAGGCCTTAGTCGTAGTGCCGACTACTTGAGAACCGCGCTTATCGACCCGGAGGCCGACGTGCCCACGAATACATTACCGTTTCGCTTTGATGTCAGGATACCCAACAACTTTCTCCAGGTAACTACGGTTATGAAGAACGGGCAAAGCATTACCGGAGTGCGTATAAATGAAGACACCTACTCCATCCAGGTTCGGGATTCCTCTGATCGCATCCATTCTTTCTTCAAATCCGAGCTGGTGGAGTTGCATAAAGACTGGGGCAAGTCTCCGATGCCTAGCTACCGGAACGTTTTCTCTGAAGAAGAGCTCGATGATGTGGTGGCATTCCTGGTTTCATTGCGAGGTGAAAGATGA
- a CDS encoding PQQ-dependent dehydrogenase, methanol/ethanol family: MRVIIILLLFAQYALGQVSYERILNAGSEPGNWLTYSGNYRGYRYSSLSQINTKNIARLKPAWVYQTGEPGKVETSPIVVDGILYVTEMSHIVTALDGRTGRPLWSYRRPAVDVPTCCGPVNRGVAILDDTLYFGSLDAHLVALDMKTGKVRWDVTLADYRVGHSITAAPLAVKDKVIVGISGGDLGIRGFLDAYDAKTGKLAWRFWTVPGPGEPGHDTWEGDSWKTGGAGTWITGTYDPELNLIYWPAGNPGPDLNGDHRKGDNLYSNSLLAINPDTGKLKWYFQFTSHDVNDWSANQVPVLIDTVMNGRERKLVVQANRNGFYYVLDRVTGEFLNGTPFVKQTWAKGLDKRGRPIRLPNTKPTAEGTLVYPGMGGGTNWYSPSFSPQTGLFYVHVHENYGQVFYKLKAEYKPGARFEAGFVRNIPGEESYGAVKALEPESGKLRWEFREYSISGGGLLSTAGGLVFGGDREGYFFALDAESGKPLWRFQTGATIWSNPVSFLIDGKQHVAIAAGQAIFTFALD, translated from the coding sequence ATGAGAGTGATTATCATACTGCTACTGTTTGCCCAGTACGCTTTGGGTCAGGTGTCATATGAGAGAATACTCAATGCCGGGTCCGAGCCTGGCAACTGGCTTACCTACTCCGGTAACTACCGTGGCTATCGTTACTCATCGCTTAGTCAAATTAACACCAAGAACATCGCTAGATTAAAACCAGCCTGGGTTTACCAGACCGGAGAACCGGGAAAGGTCGAGACCTCTCCAATTGTGGTTGATGGTATTCTCTACGTTACTGAAATGTCCCATATAGTGACGGCACTGGACGGACGTACCGGAAGGCCCTTATGGAGCTATAGACGACCAGCAGTCGACGTTCCCACGTGCTGCGGACCGGTGAATCGCGGTGTAGCAATCCTGGACGACACCCTCTATTTTGGTAGTCTGGATGCCCATTTGGTAGCGCTGGATATGAAAACGGGAAAGGTGCGCTGGGATGTGACCTTGGCGGATTATAGAGTGGGACATTCGATAACAGCCGCTCCGCTGGCAGTTAAGGATAAGGTTATCGTTGGCATCTCCGGTGGGGACTTGGGTATTCGCGGCTTTCTGGATGCTTATGATGCAAAGACCGGTAAGCTAGCCTGGCGCTTCTGGACCGTGCCGGGACCGGGCGAGCCGGGCCATGATACCTGGGAAGGCGATAGCTGGAAGACCGGGGGTGCGGGTACCTGGATAACCGGGACTTATGATCCGGAATTGAATCTTATATACTGGCCGGCGGGCAATCCGGGACCGGACTTAAACGGAGACCACCGTAAAGGCGACAACCTTTATTCCAATTCGCTCCTGGCCATAAACCCCGATACCGGGAAACTCAAGTGGTATTTCCAATTCACTTCGCATGACGTAAATGATTGGTCTGCAAACCAGGTGCCGGTGTTGATCGACACCGTCATGAATGGCCGGGAAAGAAAGCTGGTGGTCCAGGCCAATCGAAATGGCTTTTACTATGTTCTTGACCGCGTGACCGGAGAGTTTCTGAACGGTACACCATTCGTCAAACAAACCTGGGCGAAAGGGCTGGACAAGCGCGGCCGTCCCATCCGCCTTCCCAATACGAAGCCGACAGCGGAAGGCACGCTGGTCTATCCGGGGATGGGTGGGGGTACTAACTGGTACAGTCCGTCCTTCAGCCCGCAAACAGGGCTATTTTATGTGCATGTGCATGAGAATTACGGACAGGTTTTTTACAAGCTGAAAGCCGAGTATAAACCAGGAGCAAGGTTTGAAGCAGGTTTTGTTCGTAATATACCCGGCGAGGAATCATACGGTGCGGTGAAGGCTCTTGAGCCGGAGAGCGGAAAGCTCAGATGGGAGTTCAGGGAATATTCGATATCAGGCGGCGGTTTGCTCTCGACCGCAGGTGGGCTGGTCTTCGGCGGCGACCGGGAGGGTTACTTCTTTGCCCTCGATGCCGAGTCGGGTAAACCACTTTGGCGTTTTCAAACAGGTGCTACGATCTGGTCAAACCCGGTTAGCTTTTTAATAGACGGGAAACAGCACGTGGCGATAGCGGCGGGGCAGGCGATTTTCACGTTTGCATTGGATTGA
- a CDS encoding VOC family protein: MYTGLKTNGVVFSNEPADQDWWARVVSLRDPDGNNLYFCNGSKMADDSERA, from the coding sequence ATATACACGGGCCTAAAGACCAATGGAGTTGTGTTCAGTAACGAACCGGCAGACCAGGACTGGTGGGCCAGAGTAGTGTCGTTAAGAGACCCGGATGGAAATAATCTTTATTTTTGCAATGGCTCGAAAATGGCTGATGACTCTGAACGAGCATAG
- a CDS encoding phosphotransferase, with the protein MNRLEAPAIIQDCLRKGLNNPSLHIIKISGLGKASDFGRTETDQKWRRIKYAPDRLDDLEGILPLEITYDLGSGAEQNLNVMMKARTRTGIGTGLIPKTMAEVGLELDRPFPEYLTSRETVGGYMREIEIFRMQSRYPSLQRYLPRYLGDHVDESRNEFILLEELITDGALMDSADDVSGWTPELINSAIEAIADIHAIFYGKDDQLSAMNWLERRVTTEDMLKDESLWRGLAEFTRKRFPDHITEKAYRRHLGIIDTISKWHLVKDAMRHTLVHDDFNPRNSGFRSLGSGLVPVIYDWELALIDIPQRDLVEMLVFTLSDTVSRSQVDEHVERHRTRLESAAATTIKKDDWMEGFRCELFLEAINRVPLQWVFHSRFPSGYAVRISRTLEHLLSLYADV; encoded by the coding sequence GTGAATAGACTCGAGGCTCCAGCCATTATTCAGGATTGTCTGAGAAAGGGACTGAACAATCCCAGCTTGCATATCATTAAAATTTCAGGACTGGGGAAAGCCTCTGACTTCGGGCGAACGGAAACAGACCAAAAGTGGCGTCGTATCAAATATGCCCCGGACCGGCTGGATGACCTGGAGGGGATACTCCCCCTAGAGATTACTTACGACTTAGGTAGTGGTGCGGAGCAGAATTTAAACGTGATGATGAAGGCGAGAACGAGAACGGGGATAGGCACCGGATTAATCCCTAAAACTATGGCGGAAGTTGGCCTTGAGCTTGATAGGCCGTTTCCGGAATACCTGACATCCAGGGAAACGGTTGGGGGATATATGCGGGAGATAGAGATATTTCGGATGCAGAGCCGATATCCATCATTACAGAGATACCTTCCCCGTTATCTGGGCGATCACGTCGACGAATCCAGAAACGAATTCATACTACTTGAAGAACTCATTACCGATGGTGCTCTGATGGATAGTGCCGATGATGTCTCCGGGTGGACGCCGGAATTGATCAACAGCGCAATAGAAGCTATTGCTGATATTCACGCTATTTTTTACGGAAAGGACGATCAGCTCTCTGCCATGAACTGGCTGGAACGCCGAGTGACCACAGAAGATATGCTTAAAGATGAAAGCCTCTGGCGAGGCCTGGCCGAGTTTACTAGAAAACGCTTCCCCGACCATATAACCGAAAAGGCCTACCGTCGGCACCTGGGTATTATCGATACTATTTCTAAGTGGCATCTGGTAAAGGATGCCATGCGTCACACCCTAGTGCATGATGATTTCAATCCCAGAAATTCAGGATTTCGCAGTTTAGGGAGTGGTCTCGTCCCGGTCATATACGATTGGGAACTGGCGCTGATAGATATTCCACAGAGAGACCTAGTGGAAATGCTGGTATTTACCTTGTCCGACACGGTTTCACGCTCTCAGGTGGACGAACACGTGGAGCGCCATCGCACTCGTCTTGAATCGGCAGCGGCTACCACAATTAAGAAGGACGATTGGATGGAGGGATTTCGTTGTGAGCTTTTCCTGGAGGCAATTAATCGGGTACCGTTACAGTGGGTTTTCCACAGCCGGTTCCCCTCAGGCTATGCGGTGAGGATTTCACGTACCCTAGAGCACCTGCTCTCTCTGTATGCCGATGTCTAA